A single Lolium perenne isolate Kyuss_39 chromosome 6, Kyuss_2.0, whole genome shotgun sequence DNA region contains:
- the LOC127305730 gene encoding subtilisin-like protease SBT1.4: MAMSIGPVLAAVLIVFVVAATAVAEEAKGAQSTYIVHLAPDHPALALSAARSGSHGALLGRVLQLPRHLQAPRPRLIYSYAHAATGIAARLTTAQAAHIATQPGVLSVHRDEARQLHTTHTPAFLSLSQAAGLLPAASGASGTASDVVVGVLDTGIYPIGRSSFAPAIALGPTPSTFSGGCVSAGAFNASAYCNTKLVGAKFFYKGYEAGLGHPIDESKESKSPLDTEGHGTHTASTAAGSAVPNAGLFDYARGQALGMAPGARIAAYKICWSSGCYDSDILAAFDEAVADGVNVISLSVGSSGLAPSFFRDSIAIGAFGAVKKGIVVSASAGNSGPGEYTATNIAPWILTVGASTVDREFPADVVLGDGSVYGGVSLYSGEPLGSTQLPVVYAADCGSRLCYLDALDKEKVAGKIVLCERGGNARVEKGAAVKQAGGAGMILANTEESGEELLADSHLVPATMVGQTYGEKITHYVKTDPSPTATIVFRGTVIGKTPSAPQIASFSSRGPNYRAPEILKPDVTAPGVNILAAWTGEASPTDIDIDPRRVEFNIISGTSMSCPHVSGLAALLRQAHPDWSPAAVKSALMTTAYNEDNSGETIKDLATGVASTPFVRGAGHVDPNRALNPGLVYDADTADYIGFLCALGYPPSLIAVFTRDGSDADCSAKPARSGDLNYPNFATVFSSYKDSVTYHRVVRNVGSNASAVYEAKIESPAGVDVSVTPSKLVFDEENGSLAYEITLAVAGNPVIVEAKYSFGSLTWSDGVHEVRSAIAVTWPSGGASSM; this comes from the coding sequence ATGGCTATGTCCATCGGGCCGGTTCTCGCCGCCGTCCTCATCGTATTCGTCGTCGCGGCCACAGCGGTAGCGGAAGAAGCCAAGGGCGCGCAGTCCACGTACATCGTCCACCTCGCGCCGGACCACCCGGCCCTGGCCCTGTCCGCCGCGCGCAGCGGCAGCCACGGTGCGCTGCTCGGCCGCGTCCTCCAGCTCCCGCGCCACCTGCAGGCGCCGCGGCCACGTCTGATATACTCGTACGCGCACGCAGCCACCGGCATCGCGGCGCGGCTCACCACCGCCCAGGCGGCACACATCGCTACCCAGCCCGGCGTGCTCTCCGTCCACCGCGACGAGGCGCGCCAGCTCCACACGACCCACACCCCGGCGTTCCTCAGCCTCAGCCAGGCGGCCGGGCTCCTGCCCGCCGCGTCCGGCGCGTCGGGAACCGCGTCGGACGTCGTCGTCGGCGTGCTCGACACCGGCATCTACCCCATCGGCCGCAGCTCCTTCGCGCCGGCCATCGCGCTCGGCCCGACCCCGTCCACCTTCTCCGGCGGCTGCGTCTCCGCGGGCGCCTTCAACGCCTCCGCGTACTGCAACACCAAGCTCGTCGGCGCCAAGTTCTTCTACAAGGGCTACGAGGCGGGCCTCGGCCACCCCATCGACGAGTCCAAGGAGTCCAAGTCGCCGCTCGACACCGAGGGCCACGGCACCCACACCGCCTCCACCGCCGCGGGCTCGGCCGTGCCCAACGCCGGGCTATTCGACTACGCGCGCGGCCAGGCGCTGGGCATGGCCCCCGGCGCGCGCATCGCGGCCTACAAGATCTGCTGGAGCTCCGGCTGCTACGACTCTGACATCCTCGCCGCCTTCGACGAGGCCGTCGCCGACGGCGTCAACGTCATCTCCCTCTCCGTCGGCTCCAGCGGCTTGGCCCCCAGCTTCTTccgcgactccatcgccatcggcGCCTTCGGGGCGGTCAAGAAGGGCATCGTCGTCTCCGCCTCGGCCGGGAACTCCGGCCCCGGGGAGTACACCGCGACCAACATCGCGCCGTGGATACTCACCGTTGGCGCGTCCACCGTTGACCGTGAGTTCCCCGCCGACGTGGTCCTCGGCGACGGTAGCGTGTACGGCGGCGTGTCGCTCTACTCCGGGGAGCCGCTGGGGTCGACGCAGCTGCCGGTCGTCTACGCCGCGGACTGCGGCTCCCGGCTCTGCTACCTGGACGCGCTTGACAAGGAGAAGGTCGCCGGAAAGATCGTGCTTTGCGAACGTGGAGGCAACGCCCGCGTGGAGAAGGGCGCGGCGGTGAAGCAGGCCGGCGGCGCCGGCATGATCCTCGCCAACACGGAGGAGAGCGGCGAGGAGCTGCTCGCCGACTCCCACCTCGTCCCGGCGACAATGGTGGGGCAGACCTACGGCGAGAAGATCACGCACTACGTCAAGACCGACCCGTCCCCGACGGCCACCATCGTGTTCCGCGGCACGGTCATCGGGAAGACGCCGTCGGCGCCGCAGATCGCGTCCTTCTCGAGCCGAGGGCCCAACTACCGCGCGCCGGAGATCCTCAAGCCCGACGTCACCGCGCCCGGCGTGAACATCCTCGCGGCCTGGACCGGCGAGGCCTCCCCCACCGACATCGACATCGACCCGCGGCGCGTGGAGTTCAACATCATCTCCGGGACGTCCATGTCGTGCCCGCACGTGAGCGGCCTCGCCGCGCTGCTCCGGCAGGCGCACCCGGACTGGAGCCCCGCGGCGGTCAAGTCAGCGCTCATGACCACGGCGTACAACGAGGACAACTCCGGCGAGACCATCAAGGACCTGGCCACCGGCGTCGCGTCCACGCCGTTCGTCCGCGGCGCCGGCCACGTCGACCCCAACCGCGCGCTGAACCCAGGCCTCGTGTACGACGCGGACACCGCAGACTACATCGGCTTCCTCTGCGCGCTCGGCTACCCGCCTTCCCTGATCGCAGTGTTCACCAGGGACGGCTCCGACGCCGACTGCTCGGCGAAGCCCGCCCGCTCCGGCGACCTCAACTACCCGAACTTCGCGACCGTCTTCTCCTCCTACAAGGATTCCGTCACCTACCACAGGGTGGTGCGCAACGTCGGCAGCAACGCGAGCGCGGTGTACGAGGCCAAGATCGAGAGCCCCGCCGGCGTGGACGTGTCGGTGACGCCGAGCAAGCTGGTGTTCGACGAGGAGAACGGGAGCCTGGCGTACGAGATCACGCTGGCCGTGGCCGGCAACCCGGTGATCGTCGAGGCCAAGTACTCGTTCGGGTCCCTGACGTGGAGCGACGGCGTGCACGAGGTGAGGAGCGCCATCGCCGTCACGTGGCCGAGCGGCGGAGCGTCGTCCATGTAA